The genomic region GCCGCGACATCGGCGACGCAGGCATGGTGGTCGGCGAGCGCGGCGACTTCCGCCACGTGCAGGTCGCGCGCGCTGACGATGCCCGTCGCAGACGGCAGGTCGCGGGTGGCGCAGGCATCGCCCGCGATGGTGATCTCATAGCCGAGATCGAGTGCTGCACGCGCCGTCGAGGACACGCAATTGTGTGTCATGAAACCGGCGATTACGACCTTCGTGCCGGAGGGGCCGACGAGATCGGCAAGGCCGGTGCCGGAGAAGGCGTTCGGACGTGGCTTTTCGACGATCGCTTCGGCCGGGAGCGGTTTCAGCGCATCGATGAAGGCGCCCCGTTCGGTGGCACGATCGAAGGGACCGCCGGCCGCACCCCTGTGCGCGACATGGATGATTTTCGCGCCGGCCTGCCGTGCAGCGGCAAGCAGGACACCGGCGCGCTCGACGGCGGCTTCCGCGTCGACGAGCGTCAGCGGTCCGGAAAGATACTCGTTCTGATAGTCGATAAGGATCAGCGTCGCATCGCCAAGGGCTGGCGGCGCGGGCTCGCGGCCGGCGAGGGAAAAGAGAGTGAAGGGCGGTCTTGCGGTCGTCATAGCGGGCTCCATTGCCTGTTCAGATGCTTCACCCTATGCTCCGCGAAAACGCCGATGAAGCCGAAGTTTTCGGAGATGAACCTGCATGAATGCAGAGAGCTGGGCTGATCTCGAACTGCTCGACCATATCGTCCGAGGCGGGACGCTGAGTGCCGCCGCGCGCAGCCTCGGGGTCGACCAGACGACCATTGCGCGCCGGCTCGCGGCGCTGGAGCGGCGGATCGGGGCCGCACTTTTCGACCGCATCGGTGGGCGGCTCACGCCGACGCCGGTGCTTGCCACAGTGCTCGACCGGCTGCGGACGATTTCGGAAGAGGCGTCACTGTCGATGGCGGGGCTGATGCGGGCGACGGCGGAGCTTCATGGCCACGTGCGCGTGACGAGCGTCAGCTTCATTCTCAGCCGCATCATCGCGCCGGCGCTCGGCGACCTTGAGCGCAGCCATCCCGGCATCACCCTCGACCTCGTGGCTGACGACCAGGCACTGAGCTTCGAGCGCCGCGAGGCTGATATCGCGGTGCGCCTCGGTCGCACCGGCGAGGACACGACGCGGATCAAGCGCATCGGCGCGATCCGCTTCCGGCTCTGCCGTCCCGCCGGCCTTCCACCGGGCGAGCATCCGATCGTGCGCTACCGTGATACGCTGGCGCACGTGCCGGAGATGCTGGCACTCGACCGGGCGAGGCCGAGGGCTCGCGTCGTGCTCACCGCTGACAAGTTGGAGATCCTGGCCGAGGCGGCACTTGTGCTCGGCGCCGAGGTGATGCTGCCCGAACTCTCCGCCCGGCACGATCCGCGCTTCGAGATCATCGACGAACCGGCGGCCGTGGCCAACCGGCCGGCCTATCTGATGATCCATCCCGAAAGGGCGCGGGTGCCGAGCGTCGCCGCGGTCGCCGCCTTCGTGGAGGCGGCGGTGCGCGGCTGGCGATCTTGAGACCACACCAATCCGGTGACTACAGCGCCGCGCGTCTTATCAGACGCGCAAAGGACGCTGTAGTAATTTGAATCGCTGCATGTTTTTTTCCTTAAATCGGATCCGATTTAAGGAAACATGCAGTAGGCTACTGTGCCTTGCGGGCCGCGCGGCGGATGTAGCGCCCGAAGGCTTCGAGCGTTTCCTCGCTGACATGGTGCTCGATGCCCTCGGCATCGATGCGGGCGGTGGCCGGACTGATGCCCAGCGCGAGGAGAAACGA from Sinorhizobium garamanticum harbors:
- a CDS encoding LysR family transcriptional regulator, whose translation is MNAESWADLELLDHIVRGGTLSAAARSLGVDQTTIARRLAALERRIGAALFDRIGGRLTPTPVLATVLDRLRTISEEASLSMAGLMRATAELHGHVRVTSVSFILSRIIAPALGDLERSHPGITLDLVADDQALSFERREADIAVRLGRTGEDTTRIKRIGAIRFRLCRPAGLPPGEHPIVRYRDTLAHVPEMLALDRARPRARVVLTADKLEILAEAALVLGAEVMLPELSARHDPRFEIIDEPAAVANRPAYLMIHPERARVPSVAAVAAFVEAAVRGWRS
- a CDS encoding cysteine hydrolase family protein, with product MTTARPPFTLFSLAGREPAPPALGDATLILIDYQNEYLSGPLTLVDAEAAVERAGVLLAAARQAGAKIIHVAHRGAAGGPFDRATERGAFIDALKPLPAEAIVEKPRPNAFSGTGLADLVGPSGTKVVIAGFMTHNCVSSTARAALDLGYEITIAGDACATRDLPSATGIVSARDLHVAEVAALADHHACVADVAALIEPRR